In bacterium, the sequence GCGAGGACGAGATCGAGTCCTAGCTACTGCGGCCGCTCCTTCTTGATGCTCGCCTGATAGGTGACGACCACCTCGCCGCCCGCCGGGACGGTGGGGGTGAACTTGGCCTGGGTGGTCGAGAGCTTCTCGAAGGGGATGGAGCTGCTGGTGATGGTCCAGTCGCCGTTCATCTGCTCGATCAACTCGACGGTGACGGGCACGTCCTGCTGGTTGCGCAGGGTGATGCGGTAGGCGACCTCCTGGCCCTGATCGGTCACCCGGTAGTCGGTCTGCACGCGCTTGGCGGTGACGTCGAAGGCCTCGCCGAGATCCAGGATGAGGTCCTGCTCCTTGGGGGTGTCGGGGATGCGCGGTTCGCCTGCGATCGCAAGTCGCCCCTGCGTATCGGGCGTGTAGACGGCGACCTTGCCGCGCGGGATGGGCAAGCCCAGGCCCGAGGCGCCGGTGTTCTTGATGGTGAGTCTGAGCCGCGCCTTCTGGGGCAGCTCGGGCTCGGTGATCCGGTAGAAGGCCACGGCGCTCTCGAACCGGTAGACCCGGGTGATGGCGACCCCGTCCCGGGTGCCGAGCTTGAGGCGCTCCTCGGCGCCACGCGCAAGCGTCAGGGGCTCGGGCAGGACGTACTGGTAGCGCGCGGCGTAGGGCTCGGCCGGGATGCTCTGGGCCGTGTCGGCATAGGCCCGGGCGCCGCCCGCGAGCATGGGAAGAGGGACGATGTGCTCCTTGCGGGTGACGTCGCCCGCGACGAGGGTCACCCGGGCGTTCCGATAGGCGGCGCCCGAACGGTTGGTGATGGCTGCCCAGTGGGTCCACTCGCCCCGGGTCTGGAGCCGGTCGGTGACGAGGGTGTACTCGCTCTGCCAGCCGAGCTGGTTGGCGACGTAGGAGGCGGTGGCGACGCCGCTCCAGGGGTTCGAGGGGGCGGCGATCCACTCCAGGGTGGGATCGGTCGCGAGATCCGGCCGGTCGGGCAGGGCGACCTTGCCGGGGGGCTCGGGGTAGATCGTGTCGCCGATCTTGTAGACGGGCCCCGTGTCGGTCATCAGCAGGGTGGCCTGAAGGGAGCCCGTGGCGTCCTTCGGGACGATCTCGACGATGCTGCCGTGGTACTGCTCCAGCAGCTTGTCGCGCGTCTTGAGGTCGTAGCGGAAGCGCCGGGCGTCGACCCGCGCCGGGATCTGGAGATAGGCGTTGCGGTCGTCGGTCTGGGAGGGGACCCCGGGGAAGCGAACGATCTGGTCCCCTGACCCCAGGCTGACGGGCCGCGCGTCCGTGACGAGCGCCCAGCTGTCACCGTACAGGGTGAGCGCGAGGGTGGCCGAGGCGTGGGGGGCCTGCTGCACGGGCAGGCCCCCCCAGTTCATCGCGGCGACCCCCCACGCCAGGCCGGGGCCCTTGCAGCCAGCGAGGATGCTCAGGCTCGCAGCGACGCGGATTGCCGTTCCGAACGTCCGCTTCTTCACGGACCGCCTCCTTTTGCTCTTCGTGGACAAGCCCTGTTTTAGCTCGAAGCCCGTTGTCGGTAAACGGATGCTCTTTCGGCCCAAAGGCGCGGGGACCGCCGCGTGATGCGGCTTAGGGGCCCAATGGAGAAAAGCTTGGGGTTCTCTCGCAGGTGATATAGTTGAAAGGCGGCATGGCGCTCGGCGCCTGGGATTCAGCCGCCTCACCCGACGATGAAGGCCCCTGTCCATGTGGAGTACCGCCCTGCTCTTCGCCCTGATGATCGCAGCCGGCTATGCGTTTCGCCGCCTGCGCCTCGTGGGCCCCGACGCGACCCGCGACATCAATCAGCTGGTCATCAACTTCTGCCTGCCCTTCCTGATCTTCCTCTCGCTGCACCGCGCCGTCCTGTCGTGGTCGTACGCGGTGATGCCTGCGATCGCCTGGTTTTCGATCCTGCTCGGCATCGGGATCGGCTGGGGGCTCGCCCGCTTGGGCGGCCTGTCCAGGTCCCAGGCAGGGGCCCTGATGCTCCTGATGTCGCTGGGCAACACGGCCTTCATCGGCTACCCAGTCCTCTCGGCGGTGTACGGTCTGGAGCACCTGACGCTCGGTATCTTCTACGACCAGCTCGGCATGTGGATCGCCCTCAACACGGTGGGGATCGCGATCGCAAGCAGCGCCGGCGGCACCGCGGTCCGGCCGCGGGACCTGATGCGCAAGCTGCTCTCCTTCCCGCCGCTCTACGCGGTCATCCTGGGCTTTGCGCTGCACGGCCTCGCGATCCCCGGTTGGCTGGACGGAGCCATGCAGCGGATCGCCGACATGACGACCCCCCTCATCATGTTCTCGCTGGGGCTGGCCCTCAGGGCGAGCAACTGGCGCCAGGATTCGCGTCTGGTGGGGACGGTGGTGCTGGTGCGGCTCGTGCTCATCCCGCTCGTGGTCTGGGGGCTGGTCAAGGTCCTGGGCTTGCCGCCGACCTTCCAGCAGACGGCGGTGCTCCAGGCGGCCATGCCGACCATGCTGTCGTGCCTGACGCTGGCGGTGCTCTACGAGCTGGACGTGGTGCTCGTCGTGAACGGGCTGATGGCGACCATCTTCTGTAGCCTCGTGACGCTGCCCATCTGGTATCGCTTGCTGGCGCTTTGAGTTAGCCGTCGCAAACTGTTAGGATGGTTGGATACCCGGCAAGACGGTTTCCGCAAGCCGCTCGTAGCGGCGCTTCGCGACTCTTGGCCGTACTTGTCGGGCCCCGTGCGATCCGTCCCACCCTCGAAGGAGCCCTTGATGTCCGCCGCCGAAGACCGCGTCCGCTTTGCCCGTGAACTCCGCATGTCGGTGGGGGGCATGTTCCTCACGGTCGTGCTCTACAGCGCGATCGTCGTCTGGCTGTGGAAGGTCGCACCCGTGCCGATGAACCGGACCCTCGAGATGCTCGAAGGGATCTTCCTGGTGGTGGCGAACGCCCTCTTGCTCGGAGGCTTCATCTACTGGCGCCGGCTCCCCTTCAAGAAGATGAAGGAGCTGCCCGCCCGCAAGTTCGGCAAGGCCGAGCGCGAGCCCGGGCCCACCCCGCGCGCCCTCGCCCTTCGCAAGCACACCTTCATCGTGGCGGCCATGCTGGAGGGCCCCGCGGTCCTCGGCCTGGTGCTGCACGCCATGGGGGCGCCCACTTCGCACTCGCTGACCTACATCGGCGCGAGTGCGCTCGGCGTGATCTGGCTCTGGCTCGCCATTCCTCGTAAGGCCCAAGAGGTGCTCGCTTGAGCCGCACGCTCAAGTTCCTGCACGTCGCCGACATCCACCTTGGCGCTACCCCGTACCACCACGAGGAGCGCAGCAAGGACTTCTTCCGTGCGCTGCACCACGTCGTCGTTCGCTACGGGGTGGAGGAGGGCGTGGACTTCGTGGTGGTCGCAGGCGACCTCTTCGACAAGCGCAACATCGAGCCGCGGGTCCTGACCCAGGCGACCGTCGTCTTCAAGGAGCTCAAGGAGGCGGGGATCCCCGTCTTCGCCATCGAGGGCAACCACGACCGTTCGGGGCATTCAAGCCAGGTCACCTGGCTGCGCTACCTCTCGGACTGGGGCTGGTTCCGCTTGCTGGAGCCCGCGCACCAGGAGGACGGCAGCATCGTGCTGCACCCCTGGAGCGACGAGGAGCATCACGGCGGCTACCTGGACTTCAAGGGCGTGCGGATCGTGGGCTCCAAGTGGTACGGTGCCACCACAGCCTCGGTGATCAAGCCTCTGGCCGATGCCATCGCGGCCTTGCCCGGCGACCCTTACACCCTCCTGATGTTCCACACGGGCCTGGACGGCTACCTGGACCACTACTCGGGGGGCGTCACCCACCACCAGCTCAAGCCCTTCAAGGAAGCGGGCGTCAACTACCTGGCGCTCGGCCACATCCACAAGCGCTACGACGAGGGGGGCTGGATCTACAACCCCGGCAGCCTCGAAGCCGCCAACGTGGGCGAGTACCGCGAGGAGCGCGGCGCCTACCTGGTCGAGATCGATCCCGAGGCGCGCACCCACGTCGCCACCCACATCACCGACTATCCCTCGCGCCCCTTCCACCGCCTCAGGCTGGACGTGAGCCCCTTCGTCTCGCCCGAGGAGACGATGGAGGCGATCGAGGCGCACCTGATCCGCGAGTGGCCGCGCTGCAAGCCCCAGTGGCCCACCGACGAGACGGTATCGAAGCCCGTGGTGGAGCTGACCCTGCACGGGACCCTGGGCTTCAAGCGTCACGAGCTGGACCTGGACGCGGTCGCTTCCCTCATCGTCAAGCACTGCGACCCGTTGCTGCCTCGCGTGAAGTACGACGCCATCCCGGCCGAGTACGCGGTGGCGCCGGGGGCGGCCATCGGGATGGACCGGAAGGAACTGGAGCGCCAGGTGGTCCAGGACCTGGTGAGCCGGGATGCGCGCTACCAGCCCAAGGCCGAGGCCTACGGCCAGGTCGTGCTCTCCTTGAAGCAGCAGGCGATCGCTGGGGCTCCCCCTGCCGAGATCGCGGCGTACCTGACCCAGACCCTGTCGGAGCTTTCGTAGGCATGCACATCGTCTCGGTCGAACTGGAGAACATCAAGCGGTACACCCACGACCGCTTCGAGTTCATGCTGGGCACCAACGCCATCTCGGGACCCAATGGAGCGGGCAAGTCCACCATCCTGGAGGCCATCGGCTTCACCCTGTTCGATAGTCTTCCCTATAAGAAGGAGGATTTCCTGCGCCGGGGGGCCACGACGGGCACCGTGCGGGTGACCTTCGAGTCCGGGGTGGACGAGCGCGAGTACACGGTCGTCCGCAACACCAAGTCCACCTACTACGTCTTCGACCCCGCCACCAAGACCCGCGTGGCCGAGCAGAAAACGGACGTGCTCGCCTGGCTGCGCCAGCACCTGGGGGTGGCGCCCGATACCGACCTGGACGAGTTCTTCCGCACGACCATCGGTGTGCCGCAGGGGACCTTCACCGCGATCTTCATGGACACGGCCACGCGCCGCAAGGCCGTCTTCGATCGGATCCTGCGGGTCGAGGAGTACCGCCAGTCCTCGGACGCGCTCAAGGAGACGCAGCAGCACTTCCAGGCACGGATCCACGAGGCCGACCAGGAGCTTGCGAGCTACCAGGGGCGCCTCCTGCGCATGCCGGACCTGGAGGTGCAGCAGGCGCAGCTCGAGACCGAGCGCCGCTCGACCGAAGAGCGCCTCGAACGCGCCAAGAAGGAGCTCATGCTCTGGCAGGGGCGCCTCGCCGAGATGGACGCGCTGGAGAAGGCGATCGCCCAGGACCGACGCGATCTGGAGGCCCTCGGCACCAAGCGCGAGTACGCCGCCAAGGAGCGTGACGCGGCCCAGGCCCGCTTCGAAGAGGCCGAGCGCGCCCAGGCCGAGCGCCAGGTCCTCGAAGCGGATCACCAGGCCTACCAGGCGGCGGAGAAGGACCTCATCACCCTCCAGGCGGATCTTGCGGCCCGTGACGCCCTGCGCACCGAGCGCGCCGCCCTGCAGCGTCGGCTGGACGAGGCCACCTTCGCCACCCAGACCCTCAAAGCGCAGCTCGCTGCCCTTGCGAAGGACGCCGAGGCCCGCGAGGCCCTGCTGCCTCAGGTCGAGGCCCAGGCGAAGCACGAGGCGACCCTTGCAGCGCTCAAGGCGCGCCTGGCCGAAATCAAGGCGAGCGCGGAGCGCCTTTCGCGCACGCGCGCCGAGCACCAGACCTGGGCCGAGCGGCTCGAAAAGCTCAAAGCCGAGCTGGATGCGCTCGATGCGCTTCGGGATGCCCCGGCGCGCGTGGAGCAGCTTTCGGCTGCCCTGAAGGAGCAAGAGGCGGCACTCGCGGCGTATCAAGAGGCGGAGCTGAAGCGCAAGGAGCGCGAGAGCCGCCGCAAGCTCCTCGACGAGGCCGCCGCCAAGGAGCGCCGCGCCGTCACGGCCCACGCCGCGACCTTGGCCGGCCTGGAGCCGTTGCGCAAGGTCGCTTCCGAGCTCGATGCCTTGACCGAGCAGGGCCAGGCCCTCAGGGATCGTCTGGCCGTGGTCGAGGCGGAGCTTGCCCGCGATCGCAAGGCCTCCACCCAGTTTCAGGCCGGAAACCTTTGCCCCATCCTCAACGTGGGCTGTCCTATCCTGGAGGGCCAATCCCCCGAGGATTACTACCGGGGCCTCATCACGGAGGGCGAGGCCAAGGCCAAGGCCCTCAACGACGAGCTGCTGGCCCTGCGCAAGCGCTGGAAGGTGGCGAGCGATGCGAGCAAGCAGGTTGCGACGCTCGACGGCATCCGCCTCCAGC encodes:
- a CDS encoding AEC family transporter, with the protein product MWSTALLFALMIAAGYAFRRLRLVGPDATRDINQLVINFCLPFLIFLSLHRAVLSWSYAVMPAIAWFSILLGIGIGWGLARLGGLSRSQAGALMLLMSLGNTAFIGYPVLSAVYGLEHLTLGIFYDQLGMWIALNTVGIAIASSAGGTAVRPRDLMRKLLSFPPLYAVILGFALHGLAIPGWLDGAMQRIADMTTPLIMFSLGLALRASNWRQDSRLVGTVVLVRLVLIPLVVWGLVKVLGLPPTFQQTAVLQAAMPTMLSCLTLAVLYELDVVLVVNGLMATIFCSLVTLPIWYRLLAL
- a CDS encoding exonuclease SbcCD subunit D, which gives rise to MSRTLKFLHVADIHLGATPYHHEERSKDFFRALHHVVVRYGVEEGVDFVVVAGDLFDKRNIEPRVLTQATVVFKELKEAGIPVFAIEGNHDRSGHSSQVTWLRYLSDWGWFRLLEPAHQEDGSIVLHPWSDEEHHGGYLDFKGVRIVGSKWYGATTASVIKPLADAIAALPGDPYTLLMFHTGLDGYLDHYSGGVTHHQLKPFKEAGVNYLALGHIHKRYDEGGWIYNPGSLEAANVGEYREERGAYLVEIDPEARTHVATHITDYPSRPFHRLRLDVSPFVSPEETMEAIEAHLIREWPRCKPQWPTDETVSKPVVELTLHGTLGFKRHELDLDAVASLIVKHCDPLLPRVKYDAIPAEYAVAPGAAIGMDRKELERQVVQDLVSRDARYQPKAEAYGQVVLSLKQQAIAGAPPAEIAAYLTQTLSELS
- a CDS encoding SMC family ATPase encodes the protein MHIVSVELENIKRYTHDRFEFMLGTNAISGPNGAGKSTILEAIGFTLFDSLPYKKEDFLRRGATTGTVRVTFESGVDEREYTVVRNTKSTYYVFDPATKTRVAEQKTDVLAWLRQHLGVAPDTDLDEFFRTTIGVPQGTFTAIFMDTATRRKAVFDRILRVEEYRQSSDALKETQQHFQARIHEADQELASYQGRLLRMPDLEVQQAQLETERRSTEERLERAKKELMLWQGRLAEMDALEKAIAQDRRDLEALGTKREYAAKERDAAQARFEEAERAQAERQVLEADHQAYQAAEKDLITLQADLAARDALRTERAALQRRLDEATFATQTLKAQLAALAKDAEAREALLPQVEAQAKHEATLAALKARLAEIKASAERLSRTRAEHQTWAERLEKLKAELDALDALRDAPARVEQLSAALKEQEAALAAYQEAELKRKERESRRKLLDEAAAKERRAVTAHAATLAGLEPLRKVASELDALTEQGQALRDRLAVVEAELARDRKASTQFQAGNLCPILNVGCPILEGQSPEDYYRGLITEGEAKAKALNDELLALRKRWKVASDASKQVATLDGIRLQHDEAKAALAKHEAALEALVAEEAAAPAAPGERERLAQAIAASREALTKAQAEAARYAQREGLAAQRDAVTKEQAGRVAAIAVDEQVVGAQAELLSQLEAVEQELARLGDPRSREMALARAISERPRLEAEHAKQTAIAKDEAAALKILDERLAPFAALDDRLQQAAARKKAAEPGYLRYLAVAGIADELAPRSQARAEAIARYEALEKELATLSAQARERSGAYQADEHSSLRERVEGLKAETIRFEQAVGFLSQQLERTRQEMADLRRVQEEMKDAIAARERLVAHTSFVEFARSTLKEAGPYITEAYLMNISLEADRLFREITGHHHVHLSWSNDYEILLEEEGRPRPFNNLSGGEQMAAALSVRLALLKETSSVDMAFFDEPTTNMDESRRSNLAHQIGEIRAFKQLFVISHDDTFEQWTDHVVRVAGR